The Hevea brasiliensis isolate MT/VB/25A 57/8 chromosome 1, ASM3005281v1, whole genome shotgun sequence DNA segment gtttttttCCTTCAGCAGAATGCaaatgagaatttttttttttaagggacAATACTTGCttagtaattaatattttttaggtTGGGGTCCCGGTAAGAGTCTTGGTCAACTCGTGGAAAATTATTCCGGGCTATGAAATGCTAATTTTATTATGACTCTAATCCATCAGAATATTCAAGGATTTCGacacttatttttttttaatgagaaTATTTAGTGTTTTCTCTTCGACAAAAAAAATCCCTTTAAATTCTTGATAATTACTCTGATAATCAAATAAGTTTAGTTAATTTAGttgatttttttaaattcaaataattatttttaaagttaaataagtaatttttaatttaatttattcttttaaattttttataattatttataaagttaagtaaatttttgttaatttaattaatccatTTAAACCCCTATAAATCAAAAATCACTTTTACAAGTCCCCACTTAATGTAACGTGTGCAATGCCATTGGGTTATATAGGGCCTAAAACTTATTTTCTGCATTCAATACGGAGCATGCTAAAAAGCATTAAATTATGTTAAATGTCAATAACAGTGGATAACGCTTATATTTTGGATAATTTATTTCTATTGATAAAATTGAGTTgtaggaaaaaaaaataagagaGTAGTAAAGAGTTTGACTCTTAAGCTATATAATAAAAAGAGACATCAACTAAATATCTATTCATCACATATAAGTCATATGACAGAGATTAAACTTTTTGGATCTAAAACATTTTGACTCCAAAAGTAATTATCAAGAGCTTAAATAgatcaattaaattaataaaaatttatttgacgTCAACTAAATTActgaaataatttattaaacttcAATAATAATGGTCACGTACATAGAAGGTatttttaccaaaaaaaaaaaaattaaggctcTTCATCTGCAGTTCATATTAGCTTTTTCTACTCAAGAATCGTGGAGGTTACTCGTATCTATAGAAAGGTCAATTTTTATGcagattaattagctttttcttctCAAAATTTGGTTATATTTAAAACTGCTATAGGGAGGAGAAGAGAAAAGCTTTGAGGGGAGCCAAAAAGAAGACAGCAAGGGAGTGTGGCAATAAAGAAGTTCCACAATAAAGAAAATTTGTGGTGATTAATTTTGTTAGACTGTAATTGAAAGGAGTTGACGTTCATCTGGTCCGCAGAAAATTTTGTCTGGCGTCTCTAACGTTGGTTACCATAAATAGAATAGATGGGTCTCCGTGccaattcttttcttttttatccaGATTTTTAATTTGCATGTACTAGTGATTGAAACGATCATTAACAAAACAAAATCATCGGATTTATCACATTTGTATTTCTGCTGTATCTTCATCAGCATCATCgttcttaatttcttaatttctgATGTAAAGAGGGGTGGGCATGGGCGGGGCTTTCTTTCTAACCAAAACAAGCCGACTCCAAATAATCCAAAACCACAGCCAAGCCACATTGTAAACAGAAAATCAAACCATAACCATAATCAAGCCACATAGGTTGAGCCACAAGAATAGACTCAAAattcatttgaaaaaaaaaaaaaaaaaaaacacaaatcgGAGGGAAAGAGAGTTCTAAGCATAACTCAGATCTACAAAATCACAAACCATTACCTATAAAAACCAATTTGAATCAAAGGAGGCTATAAAGGGCAATTTGAACCAAAGGAGGGATGACTAGATCAATGCATGAAAAGGGAATGGAGTAGAGAGATGTATAAATTAATTGCAGCTGAGGCTTCTCTTGGTCCAGACCTTGTGTATCCTTGTATTGGGTATATTTCTAAATCTATGATTCCTATGGCTAATATAGTTCATACTCATCTTTAAGGAAAGTGTTGTCAATGCTTAGCCATATACTTTCCAATGCTAAATTTCCTTGTAAGACTTCAGCAATCTGCATCCAATATTAATACTTAAATGcataagtattaattaattaataataattaacttataaataaatttttttacttCATAAATATGCTTAAACATACCTGACTCATTTTTGGTCGGTATTTTGCATGTTTATATACACAAGCCGCGGCACAATGAATCATTCGAATCATTTCTATTTTTCTATAATTATTCTTCAATTTAACATCAACAATATTATCATAATTGTCTGTGTCCAACGCTTCTTTGAGTTGAACTGCTACCTGAAatttgaaaaacataagttttagttaattttattatcaataatatcatcataactctccCATTCATTGGATgatagttgattttttttttattttagtttaagATGTTGACTTATTATGTCTTTTAGTAAAGAAACATAAAGACAAGATAAATGGAAATTCAATTTCTCTACGACTATATAACTTTCTCAATTATGAAAGTAACTTACTGAGAAAAGTCAGTAAGTTGAGAATGGATTACCAATTAAATTGGACTTCCTTAATAGAAGTAAATCAAAAAGAAATTATCAAGATCTATAATGCTACCGCATTTGTAACACTAGCTTTTATCGCTTGAATTTATAATATGTGATTTTTTTTATGCGTTataaatatcaaaatatttttaccaaatatatatatattatttgcgTGTGTGTCTCCCAAAAGGTTAGTgataaaattagataaaaaattaatataatttttgagAAACAAAggtgaataaaatattaaaaaatcaaaGTTCATGACAAGTAACTTTCTAATAAGCATTTATTTGCAGGGAAATTactttaataaaagaaattaaaaataaaaaagcaaaGCATGTTTAAACCAAATGAAACCTGATTAAGTGAAGGATATAATGATGCATAGATTTGTAAGAATAGACAATTTTTATCTAGATCCGATTTATAATGGACTCAAgacgtaaatatatgaaattcaaGTATTTAATAGGTAAATTCTATCATACATTTTATATTTTAGGTTTATGATAGATCAAATTTAGACAAAAAAAATCCAGTGTTGACTGTTATGGAGTAATACAATATGgaagaaaaaaaattacacacacacacatgcgcGTACCCAAGAAGTCAAGGCTTGAAAATTGCCTTCCCTTGAAATAGGCCTTTTACCAGTGATTAACTCTAAAAGCACCACACCAAAGGAATATACATCAGTCTTATCACTGATCTGTTGGGTTCTGAAATATTCAGGGCAAAGATAACTGCAAATGGAGAAATTGTACATGAGAAGAacctattttataaattttcctaaaTAATGAAAATCTAGGTAGATGTAATCATGCTTagctaacaaatacaaaacatgtatatatatatatatatatatatatatatatatatcttacccAAAGTTTCCCTTTCCCTTTACTAAAGAAGACGTATGGATAACAGAATTTGCAAATTCCTTGGCAAGTCCAAAATCTGAATTCTGAAAAGAGAATTGATATGAGTACATCTATTCTGTTAAATAGcataaaaatcaaagacaaaagaAACTACTTTaaacaattttatatttcaaactgaaattaatgaatttatacttaagcatcatttttaaaaattcagtatTATTAATCCAACTAATAAGAATGTAAGTTTCCTTATCTTAATAACTAGGGTTTAATTCTTGATAGCatgtgaaaattttacttattttttttCAATGTGGGATTCCCAACCTCTTAAGTACAACCACAAAGCTGTCACTTGACAATCTCATAGTATGTTAAATTCGCATCAAAATGACTTAGTTTTGAAGAAAATGTTggtcaaatttcaatttaatttattttaattcacaCTTATATAAAGGTTACATTGCTTTACGCATCAAAATGACTAGCTAATTTAATATTGTAACTCAACTACTTATATATTGTTCTTTTACTTCATATTCTTTTAATATGGAATTCCCAACTCAATGTTCATAATATAACCGTTGCACAAATGGCCCCTCAACTTAGAATCAAAATGTTTGTTTCTCTGATCCCGGCAAATTATATTGAACACATGTTCTCTATCTAGAGTCAGGTATAAGTTTGGTGAAGAAAAAGATGTCTGATTCTAAGCTTTCACTTAATGCGGTTTCAATTTGAATTTTGcagctaaaaaaaaattaattgggtTTCAAATCAGCCCAGTTCAGTTCATTCAATTATGAAATAGTCTCTAATGATGACTACCTTAATCCCTGTCCTGTTTCGTGACTCTAGTTCAAACTTTCAAGGCAAATCATTAAAATTCTCGGAAAAAAAATTGTGCAAAATGTAAATAGGGAGATTGGCAAAAATTGTGGGAGCAAGCATAAAGCTTTATCTCACATAAATCTCACCTTTGGTTCAAAGTTTTGATCAAGAAGGATATTGCCTGCAGTGATATTCCTGTGTATGATCTTTGGATTAcctaaacacacacacacacacacacacacacacacacacacacacatatcataaaattaaaatgtaattagaTGACCATGCCAATACCTTAAACATGAAAAAAGAATCTGGCTTATTAGCTAAATACTCACAGATTTCATGCAAATATGCCAATCCTTTTGCAGAACCTACGGCAATTTTCATTCTGGTTGGCCAATTGATAACCACTCTGTTGTCCTGTTCTGCAATTATAGAAACCTTGTACATGATTTTCATTTTCCATTTGGATACATAAAAAGGGAAGAGGGTGTgggtttttttgtattttttttttatgaactaGGTATGGAGAATGTTTTGACCTTCCTCCGTATGATTATCTATCAATTTATGTCATACATTTTTTTTGGCAGATTAAACGAAGGTAAGAACTCACCATGTAAATAATATCGCAAGGAATTGTTGGGAATAAACTCATAAATAAGCAATCTATTGGCTTTCTCATTGCAGTATCCAATCAGCTTCACTAGATGTCGGTGATGGATGCGGTCAAGCACCCCAATCACTGCCATTAATTCTTTTTCCCCTTGTCCAAACGTAAATTTAAGCTTCTTAATTGCAACAACAATACCATTTGGAAGCGTTCCCTTAAAAACTTGACCAAAACCACCTTCGCCAAGGAGATTGACATTGGAAAAGCCACCAGTTGTTTTTGCTAATTCTTTATAAGTAAATACTTTTAACGGAGTAATTTGTATACTCTCAACGCTAAGTACAGATTCTAGATTAGTAGTAGGCCTTCCTGTATTTGAAGGAGAAGTGATACATAAAATACAATTTACAGAAAATTCAGTAACCAAACATAATTCATGtacaaagaaaataaataaaaatggcaTTTCATAGTTGTGATAAGAAAAAGAATATACCTCGAAGAGTTTCGATGTCTTTCCAATTCATTATCTTCACATGAGGTATAGTTCCTTCAAGAACTCTAATTATCTACATGACATAACAATCTTAAAacattatacatatatatatatatatatatatatatatatatcaaaagtaCCTCTATTGATTATCATTTTATACGTTTGAGTCCATTAATGAGAATGTTGCACATCTTTTTAGTTCCTCTTTATCCTGCAAAGATTTATTttcagtttattttatttttgaagaaatatgattttttttaatttaattagtttaacATCTTCTCTAACTCAAAAACTTTTTCCATCAATACAACTCTATAGTTTTCTCTCATAATCTCATTACAGtccatcatttaaaaaaaaaaaatattaaacactACTCATAAAACCATATGATTGCTTAATCAAAatgtaaatgaaaaaaaaaatcttaatggACGTCCAAATCaacttataaataaattaattgcaAAATCATAGTTTTTTGGTACTTTTTCTAATTTGTAAGATCGATtttagaaatgtaaattgcaaaagCGAAATCACTATGCtcataaacaaaaaataaaataaatacttgTGGAGATTTAATCTACTTTTAAGATATACGGACTCAAATTTTATGGCATGGAACAATATAAAGAAGTAATTTATCCAATATaacttaataaaattaactaaa contains these protein-coding regions:
- the LOC110671735 gene encoding proline-rich receptor-like protein kinase PERK5 isoform X2 — translated: MKEYGFKELAEATDYFSNNCLLGEGGFGQVFKAILDGEVVAIKKLKKIKLEDKLEEGEYLSCVNHPNIVKMIGHCSQGADRLLVLEFVPNNTLTDHLHEKDEILEWPKRMRIAIHSAKGLLYLHQGCRPKIIHRDIKADNILLDNYFEPKVADFSLANFLPNTGNVNHITSILRGTNVYADPEYGDIQRVSEKSDVYSFGVVLLELITGRKPLDNGGDTIINWAKDRIGQALENNEYTDLVDSRLREYNEEEMIRMICCAAASVYKPSRSRPIMKQIIRVLEGTIPHVKIMNWKDIETLRGRPTTNLESVLSVESIQITPLKVFTYKELAKTTGGFSNVNLLGEGGFGQVFKGTLPNGIVVAIKKLKFTFGQGEKELMAVIGVLDRIHHRHLVKLIGYCNEKANRLLIYEFIPNNSLRYYLHEQDNRVVINWPTRMKIAVGSAKGLAYLHEICNPKIIHRNITAGNILLDQNFEPKNSDFGLAKEFANSVIHTSSLVKGKGNFGYLCPEYFRTQQISDKTDVYSFGVVLLELITGKRPISREGNFQALTSWVAVQLKEALDTDNYDNIVDVKLKNNYRKIEMIRMIHCAAACVYKHAKYRPKMSQIAEVLQGNLALESIWLSIDNTFLKDEYELY